From Lolium perenne isolate Kyuss_39 chromosome 5, Kyuss_2.0, whole genome shotgun sequence, a single genomic window includes:
- the LOC127301529 gene encoding putrescine hydroxycinnamoyltransferase 1 — MKVEVVEETLVAPSEPTPRRTLWLSNLDLAVPKTHTPLVYYYPAPPTPSPDDGEGETEPFFAPARLREALARALVPFYPLAGRMAAGPCGRLEIDCTGEGALFVVARADFTGDEMFRDFQPSPEARRLLVPFAASGDPPCLLAMVQVTFLKCGGVAVGTGMHHVTMDGAGAIQFIRTWTSLARGLDAESVCPSPPTHDRTVLRARSPPQVTFEHPVYSPSNLNGLPRPFVTRVYAVPPKLLAGIKSSCAPGVSTYCAVTAHLWRAMCVARGLAPDAESRLRVPANIRSRLRPQLPATYFGNAIVRDLVTVRVGDVLSQPLGFVAERIKRAVARVDDAFVRSVIDYLELESEKGSQAARGQFMPETDLWVVSWLGMPMSDADFGWGAPKFVAPAQMFGSGTGYIMQAPDKDDGVSVLFALEPEYLQCFEKAFYGNE, encoded by the exons AtgaaggtggaggtggtggaggagacgctGGTGGCGCCGAGCGAGCCGACGCCGCGGCGCACGCTGTGGCTCTCCAACCTCGACCTCGCCGTGCCCAAGACCCACACGCCCCTCGTCTACTACTACCCCGCGCCGCCCACGCCCTCCCCCGACGACGGCGAAGGCGAGACGGAGCCGTTCTTCGCGCCGGCGAGGCTGCGGGAGGCGCTGGCGAGGGCGCTGGTGCCCTTCTACCCGCTGGCGGGCCGGATGGCGGCGGGGCCCTGCGGGCGCCTCGAGATCGACTGCACGGGCGAGGGCGCGCTGTTCGTGGTGGCGCGGGCTGACTTCACCGGCGACGAGATGTTCCGGGACTTCCAGCCCTCCCCCGAGGCGCGCCGCCTGCTCGTCCCCTTCGCCGCCTCCGGCGACCCGCCCTGCCTCCTCGCCATGGTCCAG GTGACCTTCCTCAAGTGCGGCGGCGTGGCGGTCGGCACGGGGATGCACCATGTGACGATGGATGGCGCGGGCGCGATCCAGTTCATCCGGACATGGACGTCCCTGGCGCGTGGGCTGGACGCCGAGTCCGTGTGCCCGTCGCCTCCCACCCACGACCGCACGGTGCTGCGCGCCCGCTCCCCTCCGCAAGTCACCTTCGAGCACCCGGTCTACTCACCGAGCAACCTCAACGGCCTGCCTCGGCCCTTCGTCACCCGCGTCTACGCCGTGCCGCCCAAGCTCCTCGCCGGCATCAAGTCCAGCTGCGCCCCCGGCGTGTCCACCTACTGCGCGGTGACCGCGCACCTGTGGCGCGCCATGTGCGTGGCCCGTGGCCTGGCCCCCGACGCCGAGTCCAGGCTGCGCGTGCCGGCCAACATCCGGTCGCGCCTGCGCCCGCAGCTGCCCGCGACCTACTTTGGCAACGCGATCGTGCGGGACCTCGTCACCGTGCGCGTCGGCGACGTGCTGTCGCAGCCGCTGGGGTTCGTGGCGGAGCGCATCAAGCGCGCCGTGGCGCGGGTAGACGACGCCTTCGTTCGCTCCGTCATCGACTACCTGGAGCTGGAATCCGAGAAGGGCAGCCAGGCGGCGCGTGGCCAATTCATGCCGGAGACCGACCTCTGGGTGGTCAGCTGGCTCGGTATGCCCATGAGCGACGCTGACTTCGGGTGGGGCGCCCCCAAGTTCGTGGCGCCGGCGCAGATGTTCGGCAGCGGCACCGGGTACATCATGCAGGCGCCCGACAAGGACGACGGCGTGTCCGTGCTGTTCGCGCTCGAGCCCGAGTACCTTCAGTGCTTCGAGAAGGCCTTCTACGGGAACGAGTGA